The Corvus hawaiiensis isolate bCorHaw1 chromosome 1, bCorHaw1.pri.cur, whole genome shotgun sequence genomic sequence GAGAAAAGATTCTTTTACAGGTTGATTGGCAGTGCTGAAGGTACAAAAAGGAGAATCTGCAACCACACAAATATGGAAAAAAGGATCCAATCTGAGCAATCTTCACctccaacaaacaaaacctcattTCTCATGGTGAAGGGTTTACCTTCCATTACTGCCAATAATCACAGCAATATAATCCTCAAGAATTGAAGCAGATGAATTAATatggtgtttttttcttgaagattCCTGCAGTACTTTTGAAGAAGTAATTGATAATACTGATGCTAAAGCTAGGACTCCAacagaggagcagctgccacTCAAGGGCTCTGTTCTCCACACTGTGCAGTCAGGCCACCTCCCACACCTGGTCACCAGAACACCCTGCAAAGGTGTGAAACCCCAAGGAGAATGACAAGAACAGCCCATTTGGGTGGGCCCAGTGGggctgctaaaaaaaaaaagaaatcaaccaAAAGCAAACTGCTTTGCTCCATGTCACCACCTCCTCTCCGGAGAGTACACACACTGCCAGCTCCTCACCTGGGCGGAGCCAGGGAAGCTGGGAAATGTGAAACCAGCCCCAGACACTGACACAGACAGGAGGGGCAGCCCagtgagctgctgcaggcagggacagagcccacagcccccagctccATTCAGCAGGGTGTAACAGACACCCTGCTCTTGGCTGAGGACTGTGCCCCATGCTACCCATGCACCACCAGCCAACAACTCTACAAACGCAGTACCAGCACAGCGTGTACTAAACCAGCCTTTATTTCTCTCACAGTACAGCAGGGCTGAAGTTAAGACCATTCTGTGGCAGTGCCAACCCACTCAGTAGCttgggctgtgggagctgctgaccAGTCCTCGGTGGCAGGCTGGGCACTCCAGTCCTCTGCAAtcacaaagacaaaaatacttagtgctccccagctccctccaccCACAATACCCCTCACCCCCTCCCACAGACACCTCCCCAAACTGACCTGTAGGAAACTGCTGGATGGGCACAGACGGGACCTGCACTCCCTCAGACCAATCTGCAACCTcaggctgaggaggagcagTGAATTCAGGTGCTGGGGCCGTCCATTCAGTCTGGAATTCCTCCTTCGTCACTGCTTTCTCGGCAGCCGCCTGCTCCTCCTTTTCTATCTGCAATGCAAGAGCCCAGCCTGAGTCTCCCAGGAACACAACCCAGAACACAACCCTTACTATCAAATATCAGGCAACAGGCACCAACTTGCAGTACAATTAACCAGCCACCACATTAAAGTGTGAAGTGCAATCATTACATTGGCAAAACCTGTCCTCGACAGCAGACACGCAGTACCATGGGATAGGAGCACAAGCAAAACATctcagagagagagacacacTTCCTGCCATGAGGCTCCTACCTCCTCGGGATCCCTGTAGAAGTACAAGTCAGGCATGACTTCCCAAGGGTGCTCACGGGAGATGGTGCCACGCATGCGCAGCACCTCCCGAGCCAGCATCCACCACATCAGACCCACTGAGTGGGCTCCCTGGAACAGAAAAAAGTAGCTAAGAGTTGCTGTAACTAAACTTTTGCAGAAAGAGCAAAAGACTCATTTGCACCCAATCCAAGGTTCTTGCTTGGTGAAGTACATTACTTGCCACTGCCAAACTTATGTACTTGGGCTCAAAAAAAGGGCAACTTTTCAAGTTCCCACTGGCATTTTCATAAGTCATGGCGCCATTACAACATGGCCTGAAGTAACTCTCCTGTTATGGAGTTTCATGTGGCTCACCACTCTCACGTGAATCTCATCCAAAAGACAGGGATAATGCCCACCACATACTCAAGAATGAAGAAATCGAAAACTTGACCAAATAAACAAAGCTTACACACATCCTCACGTGTGGCTTACACTAGTTTTGGTGACTGATATCTAGATAAAGATCAAATATAGCTTCTCATCTTCCTAGACTTTACCTTTCAGGTGATTTCTGGCAAGGTAATGTTTCAGAGCAGTCTCTCCCTCAGCTCACTTTATCTTTCATGCATATTCATGATCTGTGGCAAGAAGGACTATCAAACTCCACTCATTGGGCCACAAAGACCCTCATGGCGTCAGCGAAAAATCCTGCCAGGTTACTATAGCACACGTCCTACACTTGAGAGTTCCTTGGCCAGAAACCAGCCTCAGCTCCAAGCTCCAACTGTGTGCAgtttattttctcctccccACCCGCCTGCCAGTTTGCAGGAGACATCAGTTAGCTCATCCCCCAAGGAAACTGGTGAGATACAAGCCAACCCTCCCTTGCAGAAAGTATCCATCTTGGAAGCCCACGGCATGCTCTGGAGGAAGCTGCCTGGAATGCCAGAATGAAGTGTTACCTTGTTATTGCAGGGAATAGCGATATCCACGTAGCGCAGCGGGGAGTCGGTGTTGCACAGGGCGATGGTGGGGATGTTGACGTAGGACGCCTCTGTCAGCGGCTGGTGATCAGCCCGGGGATCTGTAACCACCAGGAGCCGCGGCTCACGGAAAGCTGCCTGGATCTGGTTTGTGAAGGTGCCAGGGGTGAAACGCCCAGCAATAGGAGTAGCCCCAGTGGCAGCAGCAAACTTCAGAACCGCACGCTGCAAAAGGGACACGGCAAAGGTGAAGCAGAAGAAGTGCATTTCAACCAAGCcagaaaactgcatttcaaCCAGGTCACTGTCAGCGAACATGCACGAAATTCAACTGAACTATTTGTGTCAATTCCTGTGAAATCAGGGCTCACCACCTCAGAAGGAgaccaaataaaaatgttactgaaaaGAGCTACACCATGAGTTTAAAAGATCATATCCACCAGCAAAGCGGGAAGTCACGATATGGAAAAAGGCCTTCTCTTCCCCTAAAGTTATTGGCAAGCTCTACTTTAAACTCTCATAATCAGATCGTGAAAAggggaataaaacaaaaagcttacgaaaaaagcaaagcacattTTCTTCCACTATTTCTACATCCTTTCATTATCCAGGAACTTGAAGGAACTACAGGAAAAAACTCAGCCGTAAATACACACAAATTGTAGCTGTGTCCATTGAAATTGCAGTTGGCAGTTCTTATTCAATTACAACAGCTTTTAACTTCTCAGGCATGTGGCAGGGCCTACTATCAAACTCCAATCCTAGAGGGAGTCCCTCCCTCTCCTGGCGTTAGCGAAAACCTTGCCATCCTTTGCTGTCGCACACTTCCGACACTTGAGAGCTCATCGGCCAGAAACTGACCTCAGCATCAAGCTTTAATAGCGTGCACATCAAGCCCACGGGAAACCAAATTTCCTTTCAGAAACCCACCCCTGAATCTCCCTAAACATTTGTGGCCCC encodes the following:
- the RPSA gene encoding 40S ribosomal protein SA, with the translated sequence MGVGRGRASSRLRAARASTRRCQRSLSLLPKGNPTMSGGLDVLQMKEEDVLKFLAAGTHLGGTNLDFQMEQYIYKRKSDGIYIINLKRTWEKLLLAARAIVAIENPADVSVISSRNTGQRAVLKFAAATGATPIAGRFTPGTFTNQIQAAFREPRLLVVTDPRADHQPLTEASYVNIPTIALCNTDSPLRYVDIAIPCNNKGAHSVGLMWWMLAREVLRMRGTISREHPWEVMPDLYFYRDPEEIEKEEQAAAEKAVTKEEFQTEWTAPAPEFTAPPQPEVADWSEGVQVPSVPIQQFPTEDWSAQPATEDWSAAPTAQATEWVGTATEWS